A region of bacterium DNA encodes the following proteins:
- a CDS encoding FixH family protein gives MKLNWGIGIAILYSGFALSMIGFLIFSRFQTVELVAPNYYDNEVRYQQHIDMVKRTQALSEPLRWELKNKSVLLQFPSSMKHQVISGSVTFYRPSNSNGDYVVPIKVDAAAAQSISIDRLFKGLWKMQIRWAADSATYYNEEILTLQ, from the coding sequence ATGAAATTAAACTGGGGTATCGGTATTGCAATTCTTTATTCAGGATTCGCTCTAAGCATGATCGGCTTCCTGATTTTTTCGCGTTTTCAAACCGTCGAACTTGTTGCGCCAAATTATTATGACAATGAAGTGCGTTATCAGCAGCATATCGATATGGTCAAACGTACCCAAGCTTTATCGGAACCGCTACGCTGGGAATTAAAAAATAAAAGCGTGCTGCTTCAATTTCCCTCATCGATGAAGCATCAGGTTATCAGCGGAAGCGTCACTTTTTATCGTCCTTCAAATTCCAACGGCGACTATGTGGTTCCGATCAAAGTCGATGCAGCGGCGGCTCAATCCATATCGATTGACCGCCTCTTTAAAGGACTTTGGAAAATGCAAATTCGCTGGGCCGCGGATTCCGCCACTTATTACAACGAAGAAATTTTAACTCTACAATAG
- a CDS encoding sulfite exporter TauE/SafE family protein, with the protein MEILAGFILGVLGSFHCAGMCGPLVLALPHGSPSRWSMLTESLTYNAGKMLTYAMMGLVAGGLGATIRLAGYQQILSVIVGSLLLIVIFLPKKFYEPFLFSPSGGRFQRFRNIFKKLWSSRSYGSFFTIGILNGFLPCGLVYMALAGAIVTSGAWNGFAYMGLFGLGTMPMLVIIYAVRQSIGLTLRRTLVRLIPVGMATVAILLILRGLNLGIPYVSPKTPLEKASHVSSCCE; encoded by the coding sequence ATGGAAATTTTAGCCGGTTTTATATTAGGCGTGTTGGGCAGCTTTCATTGCGCAGGTATGTGTGGCCCGTTAGTTTTAGCATTACCGCACGGATCGCCGAGCCGGTGGTCGATGCTGACTGAAAGCCTGACGTACAATGCCGGCAAAATGCTGACGTATGCTATGATGGGTTTGGTGGCCGGAGGATTGGGTGCGACCATCCGGCTGGCAGGGTATCAACAGATTTTATCCGTTATCGTTGGAAGCCTATTGCTGATCGTTATTTTCCTTCCGAAAAAGTTTTACGAACCCTTCCTTTTTTCGCCCAGTGGCGGCCGTTTCCAAAGATTTAGAAATATTTTTAAAAAATTATGGAGCAGCCGCTCGTACGGTTCATTTTTTACAATCGGCATTTTAAATGGTTTCCTGCCTTGCGGTCTGGTGTATATGGCTCTCGCCGGAGCCATCGTTACGAGCGGGGCATGGAATGGTTTTGCATATATGGGCCTTTTTGGTTTGGGCACTATGCCGATGTTGGTAATCATTTACGCGGTCAGGCAGTCTATTGGTTTAACGCTCAGACGGACGTTGGTGCGACTGATCCCTGTGGGCATGGCCACCGTCGCGATTTTGCTGATATTACGAGGTTTGAATCTGGGTATTCCTTACGTAAGCCCGAAAACGCCGCTTGAAAAAGCGTCACATGTTTCAAGTTGCTGTGAATAA
- a CDS encoding Crp/Fnr family transcriptional regulator: protein MKTKSEPSELICSTCPVMPDTMFTVCDLKALDSGLKNKTVEKFEKNAVMFHEGDEPRGVFCVYSGVIKITRKDVKGVERILQFAKPGDLLGIPATVTRQPYHNSAHVLEASSVCYIAKEDFINFMKSNPEFSLRVMKFLSDRIDFMEKKIKFAAETSLPGRLADMLLMLKQAYGLNDQDELNVSIATDDLANFVNADPGALIVQLKKMSDDKILAIRNNRIQFLSVEKMEELIRP, encoded by the coding sequence ATGAAAACAAAATCAGAACCAAGTGAATTGATCTGTTCGACGTGTCCCGTTATGCCGGACACGATGTTCACTGTTTGTGATCTGAAGGCGTTGGATTCCGGTTTAAAAAATAAAACCGTAGAAAAATTTGAAAAAAACGCCGTGATGTTTCATGAAGGCGATGAACCCCGGGGTGTATTTTGCGTTTACTCAGGTGTGATAAAAATTACACGTAAAGACGTAAAAGGAGTCGAGAGAATTTTACAGTTTGCTAAACCGGGCGATCTCTTGGGAATACCGGCTACCGTTACGCGGCAACCCTATCACAATTCAGCGCACGTTCTCGAAGCATCTTCCGTTTGTTACATTGCCAAAGAAGATTTCATCAATTTCATGAAAAGCAATCCGGAGTTTTCGTTGCGTGTAATGAAATTTCTTTCCGACCGAATCGACTTTATGGAAAAGAAAATCAAATTTGCCGCTGAAACATCGCTCCCGGGCCGCTTGGCCGATATGTTATTAATGCTGAAGCAGGCATACGGGCTTAATGATCAGGATGAATTAAATGTCTCGATTGCTACGGATGATCTCGCAAATTTTGTCAACGCCGATCCGGGCGCTCTGATCGTTCAATTAAAGAAAATGTCTGACGACAAAATTCTCGCTATTCGGAATAACCGTATTCAATTTTTATCCGTTGAAAAAATGGAAGAACTGATCCGGCCTTAA
- the thiH gene encoding 2-iminoacetate synthase ThiH translates to MSFRQTFDWHDWNDIHNRIYSQSSDDVERALQHTERDLLDFMALVSPAAAPYLPVMLEQSRSMTQQHFGKRIQLYAPLYLSNFCDNGCVYCGYRIDNRIQRITLNADQIVRELRVLIDHGIRNILLLTGESKRHADSNYLAEAVKLVRLYFNKISIEVQPLTLDEYAALKGEGVNGVYIYQETYRRENYRFYHPKGMKSHFYYRLETPDRIALAGIEKIGLGTLIGLEDWRTDAYFTALHLHYIEETYPHTRRSISFPRLRPAESSIIPNVTITDQQLLQLMCAYRLCHPNLEMSLSTREQAHFRDEAFAFGVTSLSAGSKTNPGGYALFSSSLEQFEISDNRSPKQIATMLKNRGYEAIWDTPEFEYDIHHST, encoded by the coding sequence ATGAGTTTTCGGCAAACATTCGACTGGCACGATTGGAATGATATCCATAACCGGATCTATTCCCAAAGTTCTGACGACGTCGAACGTGCATTGCAACATACGGAACGGGACCTGCTGGATTTTATGGCCCTCGTTTCACCGGCAGCTGCGCCCTACCTTCCTGTCATGCTCGAGCAAAGCCGATCGATGACTCAACAACATTTTGGAAAACGGATTCAATTGTATGCCCCTCTTTATTTATCAAATTTCTGCGACAACGGCTGCGTGTACTGCGGATATCGAATTGATAACCGTATTCAAAGAATTACTTTGAATGCTGACCAGATCGTTCGTGAACTTCGAGTGCTGATCGACCACGGAATTCGCAACATCCTTTTACTGACCGGCGAATCCAAGCGTCATGCGGACTCAAACTATCTAGCCGAGGCCGTTAAGCTCGTACGTCTGTATTTCAATAAAATTTCCATTGAAGTGCAGCCTTTGACTCTTGACGAATACGCGGCGCTCAAAGGCGAGGGCGTTAACGGCGTCTATATTTACCAGGAAACCTATCGGCGTGAGAATTACCGCTTCTATCATCCTAAAGGGATGAAATCGCATTTTTATTATCGCCTGGAAACGCCTGACCGGATTGCTTTGGCCGGTATTGAAAAAATCGGGCTTGGAACGTTGATAGGATTGGAGGATTGGCGTACCGACGCATATTTTACAGCATTGCATCTCCATTATATCGAAGAGACATACCCTCACACGCGCCGTTCAATTTCATTTCCGCGTTTGCGCCCGGCCGAAAGCAGTATAATACCGAATGTGACGATCACCGATCAGCAGTTACTGCAATTGATGTGTGCCTACCGTTTGTGCCATCCGAACCTGGAAATGTCGCTGTCTACGCGGGAACAGGCGCATTTCCGTGATGAAGCTTTTGCATTCGGTGTCACATCGCTCAGCGCCGGTTCGAAAACCAATCCGGGCGGGTATGCATTATTTTCGTCATCGCTAGAACAATTTGAAATTTCTGACAACCGATCTCCCAAACAAATTGCCACCATGCTCAAGAATCGAGGTTACGAGGCGATTTGGGATACACCGGAATTTGAATACGATATTCATCACTCCACTTAA